A region of the Microbulbifer pacificus genome:
GCAAAGTGAGATTCTCAGTAAAACATAACGCCCACAGCAGGGGCGGCCGACGCGTAGCGTAGGCCGTCCCGCAGAGGCCCGAAGGGCCGGCGCAAACTGCCTGTGATTGTTATGAGCAGGAGCGCTCATAGGTAAAAACGTAGCCATCATATAGCTCGAATATTTTATTAGAGTTCACTATTTCAATATAAGTGTATGGATCTTCCTCATCTTTATTTTCATAAACCTCAATTTTCTTAACAAGCTTACGATCCGGGTATACACCATAAAATACCGAATCTTTCTGCCTGATATTTCCCTCTTCGTGGTCGGCGAAATTTTCTACAGTTAATTTATAGATAGGATTGTAAATCACGCTCGAGAGGGAGCTAAATTCATTTTTTGAAATTAAAACTTTGGTCCCAAGCCAATTTTTAGCCTCTTCCTCAGGGATTATTGAGCCACGAAAGGTGTCCATTTTCACTACGCACCATTCCCCAAAGAAGTCTTTAAATGGTTCTTCTGCAGAAATATTGAAGGAAACCAACATAAATATGAGTGGTAATAGTCTCATTTTTTATCGCTCATAACAGTTTATTCAAGGGCCATTGGCCTTATATCTCTTTCGCAACTATTTCTTGTCGCCAACTTAACCCTGGAAACTGATTTCTCTTTAAAATCAATGGGTTATTAATTTCAAGCCCAGTACTTTTCCAAATTAGAACGAATCATCGTTCTCCAATGAGTTTATCCAATGGCTTTTGAGCATATTTGAATGTCCTTAAAAGTCAACGACTTACACGCTCTCTTCCAGAAATAGTGGACTGTTCAATATATTTCGGTGATTGACGGAATCCTATACTGCGACCACTGTATATAAAAACAGTAGACGAGAGGCCGTCATGGATGACATTCGCCATGCAATACCCAGCTCTTCCGAACGCTTTATGCCGTTGCTTAGACGGCATATGCGGGAATCTGGACTTGCATATCGCTCAGAGCAGACTTACACGCACTGGATCAAACGGTTCATTCATTACCACAAGCTTCGTCATCCAAGGGATATGGGGGTTGTGGAGGTGGAAGAGTTTTTGACCTATCTGTCCGTTGACAAGTTTTGTGCAATTAACACTCAGAAAATTGTATTAAATGCTCTCGTATATCTTTACAAGCGCTATCTGGAATTAAGCCTTGAGGGGCTTAACTTTAAACCGGCGCGACAATATCGGCGTCTACCCGTGGTATACAGCCAATCTGAAATCCAGGCGATTCTTGTGCACTTGAACGGAACACACCGTCTTTTAGTGGAACTTATGTATGGTGCCGGGCTTCGCAGTGCCGAGTTACTTTCCCTTCGAATCAAGGATATAGACTTCGGCAGCAATAATATTGTGGTGAGAAGTGGCAAGGGAAATAAGGATCGCACTACGATTCTTCCTCAGGCTCTCATTCCTGCATTGAGGCGGCAGATTGAGAAAGTGAGGATACTTCACGCGGAAGACGTTGCTGCCGGCTTTGGGGAGGTATATCTGCCTGACGCGCTGGAGCGGAAATATCCAAGAGCCGCTAGCGAAATTGCCTGGCAGTTCCTGTTCCCCTCCTCCAGAGTCGGGCCCTGCCCGCGGACAGGAGTTATTAGGCGCCACCATCTGCATCCGTCCGCGCTGGCTAAGCATATCCGCCATGCAGTCAAATCCGCGGGCGTACACAAGCCTGCTCGCGCGCACGCGTTTCGGCACAGTTTTGCAACGCACCTGCTGGAATCCGGTTACGACTTGAGGACTATCCAAGAGTTACTTGGCCACTCGGATATTTCTACTACCGAGATTTATACCCATGTGGTTAATCGAGGTGGGAAAGGAGTTCTTAGTCCAATGGATCGCCTGCCGACACCATTGGATTCAGGAGTTTCGGAACACTGCCCTGAATATCGCTTAGCCGGCTAAGGCTGACCAATAAAAAACCCCGCAAAAGCGGGGTTTTTTATTGGTTTGGCTGGAGGCCGGCTTACATCATGCCACCCATTCCGCCCATGCCGCCCATGTCAGGCATTGCGGGCTTGTCTTCCGGGATGTCAGCAACCATGGCTTCGGTGGTGATCATCAGGCCGGCGATGGAGGCAGCCGCCTGCAGCGCAGAGCGGGTTACCTTGGCCGGGTCCAGGATGCCCATTTCCAGCATGTCGCCGTAAACACCGGTAGCTGCGTTGTAGCCGAAGTTGCCTTCGCCCTGCTTCACCTTGTCTACCACTACAGAAGCTTCTTCACCAGCGTTGGCAACGATCTGACGCAGCGGCATTTCCATGGCGCGCAGAGCAGCGGCAATACCGTGGTTCTGGTCTTCATTGTCGCCGACAACCTTGATCGCCTGGATTGCGCGCACCAGAGCGGTACCGCCGCCAGGAACAACGCCTTCTTCCACTGCAGCGCGGGTGGCGTGCAGGGCGTCTTCAACGCGGGCTTTCTTCTCTTTCATTTCGACTTCGGTGGCAGCGCCAACCTTGATCACGGCAACACCGCCAGCCAGCTTGGCTACGCGCTCTTGCAGTTTCTCTTTGTCGTAATCGGAAGAGGATTCTTCGATCTGGGCGCGGATTTGCTTAACACGCGCTTCGATGTCGCTAACAACACCAGCGCCATCAACGATTACGGTGTTTTCCTTGGACAGGGTTACGCGCTTGGCGGTACCCAGGTGCTCAAGGGTAGCGCTTTCCAGCTCCAGGCCAACTTCTTCAGAGATCACGGTGCCGCCGGTCAGGATGGCGATATCCTGCAGCATGGCCTTGCGACGATCGCCGAAGCCCGGGGCTTTGGCAGCGGCTACTTTCACGATACCGCGCATGCTGTTTACCACCAGGGTGGCCAGCGCTTCACCTTCCACATCTTCAGCGATGATCAGCAGCGGCTTGGAGGCCTTGGCTACCTGCTCCAGCAGCGGCAGCAGGTCGCGGATGTTGGAGATTTTCTTGTCTACCAGCAGGATGAACGGGTTATCCAGCTCGGCAGTCATGTTTTCCTGGTTGGTGATGAAGTACGGGGACAGGTAGCCGCGATCGAACTGCATACCTTCAACCACGTCCAGCTCGTTCTCGAGGCCGGAACCTTCTTCAACGGTGATTACGCCTTCTTTGCCCACTTTTTCCATCGCTTCAGCGATGATGGTGCCGACGTTCTCGTCGCTGTTGGCGGAGATGGTACCTACCTGAGCGATGGACTTGGTGTCTTCACAGGGAGTAGCCAAGCTGGCGATGTGCTCAACCGCTGCCGCAACGGCTTTGTCGATGCCGCGCTTCAGGTCCATCGGGTTGAAACCTGCTGCTACAGATTTCAGACCTTCGGTCACGATGGCCTGGGCCAGTACGGTGGCGGTGGTGGTGCCGTCACCAGCGGTGTCGGAAGCCTTGGAAGCAACTTCCTTCACCATCTGTGCGCCCATGTTCTCGAACTTGTCTTTCAGCTCGATTTCTTTGGCTACGGACACGCCGTCTTTGGTTACGGTCGGAGCACCGAAGGACTTGTCCAGTACCACGTTGCGGCCTTTCGGGCCCAGGGTGGTTTTTACTGCGTTAGCCAGTATGTTTACGCCGTTCAGCATTTTCTGACGGGCGTCATCACCGAATTTTACGTCTTTAGCTGCCATGATCTTATTTCCTCAATTCTGTGTGCGATGGAGGTTCGGGGCTTATCAGCCTTCCAGAACGCCGTAGATGTCGCTTTCGCTCATGATGATCAGCTCTTCGCCGTCCACCTTGAGGGTGTTGCTGTCGGCGTAACGGCCGAACACTACGGTGTCACCCACTTTTACGGACAGTGCGCGTACGTCGCCGTTGTCCAGCAGCTTGCCTTCACCCACGGCAACCACTTCGCCCTGATTCGGCTTCTCTTTTGCAGCGCCCGGCAGAACGATACCGCCAGCAGATTTGGCTTCTTCTTCCTTACGGCGTACTACGACGCGGTCGTGTAAAGGACGAATTTTCATGGATTGGCTCTCCATTGAGTTATTTGAGGTTGCAATAACAAGTGGCCCCACGCCGTCTTGGTGGCCGTGGAACCAGCCCCTCTGCAGAGACTGCAGCGGGGCAAAAACTTGAGGTGGAAGCTATCTGAGGGCGAGCGGTGGGATTTCAACAGCGACAGGAAAAAAACTGGGAAAAAATCTGTGGTAAGTACTGACGGATGGCAAAATCGAACAAAAAACAAGCAATCCTGTTCTAGCGATCATCCTTTGGGGATTCGTCGCGCGACTCGTCACGCGGGTTCCGATCTCGCCCCTCCCGCTGATAGTCTCCCTCAATGACGTTGCCGCCCCCCTGCTCTCGCCCGCCTGTATGCGGACCATACCCCGGGCGGATCACGACGATGTGGTTCAGCAGTTTACCCAGCACCAGCTGGCGCAGTCCCGGTATCAGGCAGATAAACCCCAGCGCGTCGGTGATAAACCCCGGCGTAAGCAACAGGGCGCCCCCAACCGCAAGGAAGATTCCTTCGGCCATTTCCCGCGCAGGTACTTCCCCGGCGCGCATTTTCTCCTGCGCGCGCATCAGGGTGGATATTCCCTGGCGCCGTAACAGCGCCACCCCCACCACCGCGGTGAACAGTACCAGGCCGATGGTGGGCAGTGCGCCGATCTTCTCGCCGACGGTAATCAACAGCCACATTTCGAGAATGGGCAGGACGATAAACAATACAAGGAACGGACGCATGGTCTTGAA
Encoded here:
- a CDS encoding integron integrase, whose amino-acid sequence is MDDIRHAIPSSSERFMPLLRRHMRESGLAYRSEQTYTHWIKRFIHYHKLRHPRDMGVVEVEEFLTYLSVDKFCAINTQKIVLNALVYLYKRYLELSLEGLNFKPARQYRRLPVVYSQSEIQAILVHLNGTHRLLVELMYGAGLRSAELLSLRIKDIDFGSNNIVVRSGKGNKDRTTILPQALIPALRRQIEKVRILHAEDVAAGFGEVYLPDALERKYPRAASEIAWQFLFPSSRVGPCPRTGVIRRHHLHPSALAKHIRHAVKSAGVHKPARAHAFRHSFATHLLESGYDLRTIQELLGHSDISTTEIYTHVVNRGGKGVLSPMDRLPTPLDSGVSEHCPEYRLAG
- the groL gene encoding chaperonin GroEL (60 kDa chaperone family; promotes refolding of misfolded polypeptides especially under stressful conditions; forms two stacked rings of heptamers to form a barrel-shaped 14mer; ends can be capped by GroES; misfolded proteins enter the barrel where they are refolded when GroES binds) is translated as MAAKDVKFGDDARQKMLNGVNILANAVKTTLGPKGRNVVLDKSFGAPTVTKDGVSVAKEIELKDKFENMGAQMVKEVASKASDTAGDGTTTATVLAQAIVTEGLKSVAAGFNPMDLKRGIDKAVAAAVEHIASLATPCEDTKSIAQVGTISANSDENVGTIIAEAMEKVGKEGVITVEEGSGLENELDVVEGMQFDRGYLSPYFITNQENMTAELDNPFILLVDKKISNIRDLLPLLEQVAKASKPLLIIAEDVEGEALATLVVNSMRGIVKVAAAKAPGFGDRRKAMLQDIAILTGGTVISEEVGLELESATLEHLGTAKRVTLSKENTVIVDGAGVVSDIEARVKQIRAQIEESSSDYDKEKLQERVAKLAGGVAVIKVGAATEVEMKEKKARVEDALHATRAAVEEGVVPGGGTALVRAIQAIKVVGDNEDQNHGIAAALRAMEMPLRQIVANAGEEASVVVDKVKQGEGNFGYNAATGVYGDMLEMGILDPAKVTRSALQAAASIAGLMITTEAMVADIPEDKPAMPDMGGMGGMGGMM
- a CDS encoding co-chaperone GroES; its protein translation is MKIRPLHDRVVVRRKEEEAKSAGGIVLPGAAKEKPNQGEVVAVGEGKLLDNGDVRALSVKVGDTVVFGRYADSNTLKVDGEELIIMSESDIYGVLEG
- a CDS encoding FxsA family protein is translated as MRPFLVLFIVLPILEMWLLITVGEKIGALPTIGLVLFTAVVGVALLRRQGISTLMRAQEKMRAGEVPAREMAEGIFLAVGGALLLTPGFITDALGFICLIPGLRQLVLGKLLNHIVVIRPGYGPHTGGREQGGGNVIEGDYQREGRDRNPRDESRDESPKDDR